The Vitis riparia cultivar Riparia Gloire de Montpellier isolate 1030 chromosome 10, EGFV_Vit.rip_1.0, whole genome shotgun sequence genome includes a region encoding these proteins:
- the LOC117922994 gene encoding homeobox-DDT domain protein RLT1-like isoform X4: MEATSDEENQNRNNTANNMNSNEAQSKPKRQMKTPFQLQTLERAYALEPYPTEASRAELSEKLGLSDRQLQMWFCHRRLKDKKEGQAKDAASKKPRNAVAEEFEDEARSEHGSHSGSGSRSGSSPLGYGQLPQVLSGNMGPMGRRSYESPQSIFELRVIASVEAQLGEPLRDDGPILGMEFDPLPPDAFGAPIAIVEHQKQSAYSYEEKVYEHRDAKSKKAAARAFHDHPFHQEKSSTRPDAYGRVGPSHFYDRPIDGPSSETSAFLHRTEPSSREYGEQGYVSHARVLSQQDKQERILSSPGDYDSVPRSDSFMNSGKDAQFSGHSIGPENSYVLSDRQITHNGDVLRMDRKRKGEEARITTDAEAHEKRIRKELEKQDILRRKREEQIRKEMERHDRERRKEEERLMRERQREVERLQREQRREIERREKFLQKESLRAEKRRQKEELRREREAVRLKASIEKATARRIARESMELIEDDRLELMELAAASKGLPSIVSLDHDTLQNLESFRDLLSVFPPTSVQLRRPFAVQPWVDSEENIGNLLMVWRFLITFADVLQLWPFTLDEFVQAFHDYDSRLMGEIHIALVKLIIKDIEDVARTPSLGLGTNQNTAAGPEGGHPHIVEGAYAWGFDIRNWQRHLNPLTWPEILRQFALSAGFGPQLKKRSSEWSYSRENNEIKGCEDIVSTLRNGSAAVNAVAIMKGKGFSLSRRSRHRLTPGTVKFAVFHVLSLEGSKGLTILELADKIQKSGLRDLTRSKAPEASISAALSRDAALFERTAPCTYCVRPTFRKDPADAEKVLSAAREKVHVFENGFLAGEDVDDVERDDDSECDVAEGPEVDDLGTPSNANKNTIHLNNDGSTCSGNGKENACNDVINPQNEVVKDFSSPLSSGTKVTTTASITLNQYGAGNPDQENVEIDESNSGEPWVQGLAEGEYSDLSVEERLNALVALIGVANEGNTIRAVLEDRLEAAIALKKQMWAEAQLDKKRLKEENITKVQYTSCIASKADMKPTSAAAEGSQSPLPVDNKNNEASLNTAVGQKPSVSSHNVQNHLSTLPTEGTSIVQESTVPNNFISQHGYDAERSRLQLKSYIAHRAEDVYVYRSLPLGQDRRRNRYWQFVASASRNDPGSGRIFVELHDGYWRLINSEEAFDALITSLDTRGIRESHLHAMLQKIEMAFKENVRRNSECVDNVGQTRTTVKNENTETDSNPDCIAGFDSPNSTVCGLVSDALEPLSSFGIELGRNEMEKRATLKRYQDFQKWMWKECFNSEALCSMKYGKKRCAQLLSICDFCFECYFNEDNHCPSCHRTFGSFDNNVHFLEHVIHCENKKKTNPEDLHISDSSLPLGIRLLKALLAFIEVSIPLDALESFWMEGYQRETWDCHFVRGCHKTGPFINRVQDNKGIVGLLYFIRECCI, translated from the exons atggaggcTACCTCCGATGAAGAAAATCAGAACCGGAATAATACGGCTAATAATATGAATTCCAATGAGGCACAGAGCAAGCCCAAGCGCCAGATGAAGACGCCGTTTCAATTGCAGACCCTGGAAAGGGCGTATGCTT TGGAACCGTATCCGACGGAGGCGTCGCGAGCAGAGCTGTCGGAGAAATTAGGGTTGTCAGACAGGCAATTACAGATGTGGTTTTGTCACCGGAGGTTGAAGGATAAGAAAGAGGGACAGGCAAAGGATGCGGCGTCAAAGAAGCCAAGGAATGCCGTGGCTGAGGAGTTTGAGGATGAGGCACGAAGCGAGCACGGGTCGCATTCTGGGTCTGGGTCCCGGTCGGGGTCCAGCCCGTTGGGTTATGGGCAGTTACCACAGGTGCTCTCTGGAAATATGGGGCCAATGGGGCGAAGGTCTTATGAGTCACCCCAATCGATATTTGAGCTGAGAGTGATTGCTTCTGTGGAGGCCCAGTTGGGCGAGCCGTTGAGGGATGATGGTCCAATTCTCGGCATGGAGTTTGATCCATTACCCCCTGATGCGTTTGGGGCTCCTATTG CAATTGTGGAGCACCAAAAGCAATCAGCATACTCTTACGAGGAGAAAGTATACGAGCATCGTGATGCCAAATCAAAAAAA GCTGCTGCAAGAGCTTTTCATGATCATCCATTTCATCAAGAGAAGTCCAGTACTAGACCTGATGCATATGGGCGTGTTGGTCCATCTCACTTCTATGATCGGCCTATTGATGGTCCAAGTTCTGAAACTTCGGCTTTTCTTCATAGAACTGAACCATCTTCTAGAGAATATGGTGAGCAGGGTTATGTATCTCATGCTCGTGTTCTGTCTCAACAAGACAAACAAGAACGCATTCTTTCATCTCCTGGGGATTATGACTCTGTGCCACGGTCTGATTCCTTCATGAATAGTGGAAAAGATGCTCAGTTTAGTGGTCATTCTATAGGACCCGAAAATTCATATGTATTATCTGACAGGCAAATAACGCATAACGGTGATGTTTTGAGGATGGATAGGAAACGAAAG GGTGAAGAAGCTAGAATCACAACTGATGCTGAAGCCCATGAGAAAAGGATCCGGAAAGAGCTTGAGAAACAAGATATTTTGAGGCGAAAG AGAGAAGAGCaaataaggaaagaaatggAAAGGCATGACCGTGAAAGACGGAAGGAAGAAGAGAGGTTGATGCGTGAAAGGCAGCGGGAGGTTGAGAGGTTGCAGCGCGAACAGAGACGTGAAATTGAACGAAGGGAAAAATTTTTGCAAAAAGAATCTCTTAGA GCTGAGAAAAGGAGGCAAAAGGAGGAGCTTCGCAGGGAAAGGGAGGCAGTGAGACTCAAAGCTTCAATTGAAAAGGCAACTGCACGTAGAATTGCTAGAGAATCCATGGAACTTATTGAAGATGACCGTTTGGAACTGATGGAATTGGCTGCCGCAAGCAAAGGGCTGCCCTCAATTGTTTCTCTTGACCATGACACTTTGCAAAACCTCGAGTCATTCAGAG ATCTTTTGAGTGTGTTCCCACCCACGTCAGTGCAATTAAGAAGGCCATTTGCAGTTCAACCTTGGGTTGATTCAGAGGAGAATATTGGGAACCTTCTCATG GTCTGGAGATTTTTAATCACTTTTGCTGATGTGCTTCAGTTATGGCCTTTTACTCTTGATGAGTTTGTCCAAGCTTTTCATGACTAT GATTCAAGATTGATGGGTGAGATACATATTGCTCTTGTAAAGTTGataataaaagatattgaagATGTTGCTAGGACACCATCTCTTGGATTAGGAACAAATCAAAATACTGCTGCTGGTCCAGAAGGTGGCCATCCACACATTGTTGAAGGG GCATATGCATGGGGTTTTGATATCCGGAACTGGCAAAGACACTTGAATCCCTTGACATGGCCTGAAATATTGCGGCAATTTGCGCTCTCTGCAGGATTTGGGCCACAGTTGAAGAAGAGGAGTAGCGAATGGTCATATTCACGTGAGAACAATGAG ATTAAAGGTTGTGAAGATATAGTTTCTACCTTACGCAATGGTTCGGCAGCTGTCAATGCAGTTGCAATCATGAAAGGAAAAGGTTTTTCCCTCTCACGCCGATCCAGGCATCGGTTGACACCTGGAACAGTCAAATTTGCTGTTTTTCATGTTCTTTCACTTGAGGGTAGCAAGGGGCTAACAATATTAGAACTTGCAGACAAGATTCAG AAATCTGGACTTCGAGACTTGACAAGAAGCAAGGCGCCTGAGGCATCCATATCTGCTGCTCTATCACGGGATGCAGCCCTATTTGAAAGAACAGCTCCATGTACATATTGTGTGCGACCAACTTTTAGAAAGGATCCCGCTGATGCTGAGAAAGTACTTTCAGCTGCTAGGGAGAAAGTTCATGTAtttgaaaatgggtttttagCTGGAGAAGATGTTGATGATGTTGAAAGAGATGATGATTCTGAATGTGATGTTGCAGAGGGTCCTGAAGTTGATGATTTAGGCACTCCATCAAATGCAAACAAAAACACCATCCATCTTAATAATGATGGAAGCACTTGTTCAGGAAATGGCAAAGAGAATGCTTGTAATGATGTAATAAATCCACAAAATGAAGTTGTCAAGGATTTTTCTTCACCCCTTTCAAGTGGCACGAAGGTTACAACCACTGCAAGTATTACACTTAATCAATATGGTGCAGGCAATCCTGATCAAGAAAATGTAGAGATTGATGAAAGCAACTCAGGTGAACCATGGGTTCAAGGACTTGCAGAAGGGGAATACTCTGATCTCAGTGTTGAGGAGCGTCTTAATGCCCTGGTTGCCTTAATTGGTGTTGCAAATGAGGGAAACACTATTCGTGCTGTTCTTGAG GACCGCTTGGAAGCTGCAATAGCCCTTAAAAAGCAAATGTGGGCGGAGGCACAACTGGATAAAAAACGATTGAAAGAAGAGAATATAACTAAAGTACAGTACACATCTTGTATAGCGAGCAAGGCTGATATGAAACCTACTAGTGCTGCAGCAGAGGGCAGCCAAAGCCCATTGCCtgttgataataaaaataatgaggCATCTCTTAACACTGCAGTAGGCCAAAAACCTTCTGTCAGTTCACACAATGTTCAGAATCACCTTAGTACATTGCCTACTGAAGGAACCTCAATAGTTCAAGAGTCGACAGTTCCGAATAACTTCATATCTCAACATGGATATGATGCAGAAAGATCACGCTTGCAATTAAAATCTTATATTGCCCACAGAGCAGAAGATGTTTATGTCTACAGGTCATTGCCTCTTGGTCAAGATCGTAGACGTAACAGATACTGGCAGTTTGTTGCATCTGCTTCCAGAAATGACCCTGGTTCCGGCAGGATTTTTGTTGAATTACATGATGGCTATTGGAGGCTTATTAATTCTGAAGAG GCCTTCGATGCTCTTATCACATCTTTGGATACACGAGGGATTAGGGAATCTCACTTACACGCAATGCTGCAAAAAATTGAGATGGCTTTCAAGGAAAATGTTAGAAGAAATTCTGAGTGTGTTGACAATGTGGGCCAAACTAGAACTACTGTAAAGAATGAAAATACTGAAACGGATTCCAATCCTGATTGCATTGCTGGCTTTGACAGTCCTAACAGTACAGTTTGTGGTTTAGTATCTGATGCATTGGAGCCTTTATCATCTTTTGGGATTGAACTCGGGAGAAATGAGATGGAGAAAAGGGCTACATTGAAGAGATATCAAGATTTTCAAAAGTGGATGTGGAAAGAATGCTTTAATTCAGAAGCATTATGCTCTATGAAATATGGGAAGAAAAGATGCGCCCAGTTGTTGAGCATTTGTGATTTCTGTTTTGAGTGTTATTTTAATGAAGACAATCACTGCCCTTCTTGTCATAGGACATTTGGATCCTTTGATAATAATGTACATTTTTTAGAACATGTTATCCATtgtgaaaacaaaaagaaaacaaaccctGAGGACTTGCATATTTCAGATTCTTCTCTTCCCCTGGGAATCAGATTGCTAAAGGCTCTACTAGCTTTTATTgag GTTTCTATTCCACTGGACGCTCTGGAGTCTTTTTGGATGGAAGGATATCAAAGAGAGACTTGGG ATTGTCACTTTGTTAGAGGGTGTCATAAAACAGGACCGTTTATCAACAGAGTTCAGGACAACAAAGGAATTGTTGGGCTCCTGTACTTCATCAGGGAATGCTGTATATGA
- the LOC117922994 gene encoding homeobox-DDT domain protein RLT1-like isoform X3, translating into MEATSDEENQNRNNTANNMNSNEAQSKPKRQMKTPFQLQTLERAYALEPYPTEASRAELSEKLGLSDRQLQMWFCHRRLKDKKEGQAKDAASKKPRNAVAEEFEDEARSEHGSHSGSGSRSGSSPLGYGQLPQVLSGNMGPMGRRSYESPQSIFELRVIASVEAQLGEPLRDDGPILGMEFDPLPPDAFGAPIAIVEHQKQSAYSYEEKVYEHRDAKSKKAAARAFHDHPFHQEKSSTRPDAYGRVGPSHFYDRPIDGPSSETSAFLHRTEPSSREYGEQGYVSHARVLSQQDKQERILSSPGDYDSVPRSDSFMNSGKDAQFSGHSIGPENSYVLSDRQITHNGDVLRMDRKRKGEEARITTDAEAHEKRIRKELEKQDILRRKREEQIRKEMERHDRERRKEEERLMRERQREVERLQREQRREIERREKFLQKESLRAEKRRQKEELRREREAVRLKASIEKATARRIARESMELIEDDRLELMELAAASKGLPSIVSLDHDTLQNLESFRDLLSVFPPTSVQLRRPFAVQPWVDSEENIGNLLMVWRFLITFADVLQLWPFTLDEFVQAFHDYDSRLMGEIHIALVKLIIKDIEDVARTPSLGLGTNQNTAAGPEGGHPHIVEGAYAWGFDIRNWQRHLNPLTWPEILRQFALSAGFGPQLKKRSSEWSYSRENNEIKGCEDIVSTLRNGSAAVNAVAIMKGKGFSLSRRSRHRLTPGTVKFAVFHVLSLEGSKGLTILELADKIQKSGLRDLTRSKAPEASISAALSRDAALFERTAPCTYCVRPTFRKDPADAEKVLSAAREKVHVFENGFLAGEDVDDVERDDDSECDVAEGPEVDDLGTPSNANKNTIHLNNDGSTCSGNGKENACNDVINPQNEVVKDFSSPLSSGTKVTTTASITLNQYGAGNPDQENVEIDESNSGEPWVQGLAEGEYSDLSVEERLNALVALIGVANEGNTIRAVLEDRLEAAIALKKQMWAEAQLDKKRLKEENITKVQYTSCIASKADMKPTSAAAEGSQSPLPVDNKNNEASLNTAVGQKPSVSSHNVQNHLSTLPTEGTSIVQESTVPNNFISQHGYDAERSRLQLKSYIAHRAEDVYVYRSLPLGQDRRRNRYWQFVASASRNDPGSGRIFVELHDGYWRLINSEEAFDALITSLDTRGIRESHLHAMLQKIEMAFKENVRRNSECVDNVGQTRTTVKNENTETDSNPDCIAGFDSPNSTVCGLVSDALEPLSSFGIELGRNEMEKRATLKRYQDFQKWMWKECFNSEALCSMKYGKKRCAQLLSICDFCFECYFNEDNHCPSCHRTFGSFDNNVHFLEHVIHCENKKKTNPEDLHISDSSLPLGIRLLKALLAFIEVSIPLDALESFWMEGYQRETWGMKIQTSSSIEDLLQIVTLLEGVIKQDRLSTEFRTTKELLGSCTSSGNAVYDSAYTGSVPVLAWIPQTTAAVAVRLLELDASISYIHHDKSECHDDKKELGEFRFSIAAEVSIKVCSSQECSRG; encoded by the exons atggaggcTACCTCCGATGAAGAAAATCAGAACCGGAATAATACGGCTAATAATATGAATTCCAATGAGGCACAGAGCAAGCCCAAGCGCCAGATGAAGACGCCGTTTCAATTGCAGACCCTGGAAAGGGCGTATGCTT TGGAACCGTATCCGACGGAGGCGTCGCGAGCAGAGCTGTCGGAGAAATTAGGGTTGTCAGACAGGCAATTACAGATGTGGTTTTGTCACCGGAGGTTGAAGGATAAGAAAGAGGGACAGGCAAAGGATGCGGCGTCAAAGAAGCCAAGGAATGCCGTGGCTGAGGAGTTTGAGGATGAGGCACGAAGCGAGCACGGGTCGCATTCTGGGTCTGGGTCCCGGTCGGGGTCCAGCCCGTTGGGTTATGGGCAGTTACCACAGGTGCTCTCTGGAAATATGGGGCCAATGGGGCGAAGGTCTTATGAGTCACCCCAATCGATATTTGAGCTGAGAGTGATTGCTTCTGTGGAGGCCCAGTTGGGCGAGCCGTTGAGGGATGATGGTCCAATTCTCGGCATGGAGTTTGATCCATTACCCCCTGATGCGTTTGGGGCTCCTATTG CAATTGTGGAGCACCAAAAGCAATCAGCATACTCTTACGAGGAGAAAGTATACGAGCATCGTGATGCCAAATCAAAAAAA GCTGCTGCAAGAGCTTTTCATGATCATCCATTTCATCAAGAGAAGTCCAGTACTAGACCTGATGCATATGGGCGTGTTGGTCCATCTCACTTCTATGATCGGCCTATTGATGGTCCAAGTTCTGAAACTTCGGCTTTTCTTCATAGAACTGAACCATCTTCTAGAGAATATGGTGAGCAGGGTTATGTATCTCATGCTCGTGTTCTGTCTCAACAAGACAAACAAGAACGCATTCTTTCATCTCCTGGGGATTATGACTCTGTGCCACGGTCTGATTCCTTCATGAATAGTGGAAAAGATGCTCAGTTTAGTGGTCATTCTATAGGACCCGAAAATTCATATGTATTATCTGACAGGCAAATAACGCATAACGGTGATGTTTTGAGGATGGATAGGAAACGAAAG GGTGAAGAAGCTAGAATCACAACTGATGCTGAAGCCCATGAGAAAAGGATCCGGAAAGAGCTTGAGAAACAAGATATTTTGAGGCGAAAG AGAGAAGAGCaaataaggaaagaaatggAAAGGCATGACCGTGAAAGACGGAAGGAAGAAGAGAGGTTGATGCGTGAAAGGCAGCGGGAGGTTGAGAGGTTGCAGCGCGAACAGAGACGTGAAATTGAACGAAGGGAAAAATTTTTGCAAAAAGAATCTCTTAGA GCTGAGAAAAGGAGGCAAAAGGAGGAGCTTCGCAGGGAAAGGGAGGCAGTGAGACTCAAAGCTTCAATTGAAAAGGCAACTGCACGTAGAATTGCTAGAGAATCCATGGAACTTATTGAAGATGACCGTTTGGAACTGATGGAATTGGCTGCCGCAAGCAAAGGGCTGCCCTCAATTGTTTCTCTTGACCATGACACTTTGCAAAACCTCGAGTCATTCAGAG ATCTTTTGAGTGTGTTCCCACCCACGTCAGTGCAATTAAGAAGGCCATTTGCAGTTCAACCTTGGGTTGATTCAGAGGAGAATATTGGGAACCTTCTCATG GTCTGGAGATTTTTAATCACTTTTGCTGATGTGCTTCAGTTATGGCCTTTTACTCTTGATGAGTTTGTCCAAGCTTTTCATGACTAT GATTCAAGATTGATGGGTGAGATACATATTGCTCTTGTAAAGTTGataataaaagatattgaagATGTTGCTAGGACACCATCTCTTGGATTAGGAACAAATCAAAATACTGCTGCTGGTCCAGAAGGTGGCCATCCACACATTGTTGAAGGG GCATATGCATGGGGTTTTGATATCCGGAACTGGCAAAGACACTTGAATCCCTTGACATGGCCTGAAATATTGCGGCAATTTGCGCTCTCTGCAGGATTTGGGCCACAGTTGAAGAAGAGGAGTAGCGAATGGTCATATTCACGTGAGAACAATGAG ATTAAAGGTTGTGAAGATATAGTTTCTACCTTACGCAATGGTTCGGCAGCTGTCAATGCAGTTGCAATCATGAAAGGAAAAGGTTTTTCCCTCTCACGCCGATCCAGGCATCGGTTGACACCTGGAACAGTCAAATTTGCTGTTTTTCATGTTCTTTCACTTGAGGGTAGCAAGGGGCTAACAATATTAGAACTTGCAGACAAGATTCAG AAATCTGGACTTCGAGACTTGACAAGAAGCAAGGCGCCTGAGGCATCCATATCTGCTGCTCTATCACGGGATGCAGCCCTATTTGAAAGAACAGCTCCATGTACATATTGTGTGCGACCAACTTTTAGAAAGGATCCCGCTGATGCTGAGAAAGTACTTTCAGCTGCTAGGGAGAAAGTTCATGTAtttgaaaatgggtttttagCTGGAGAAGATGTTGATGATGTTGAAAGAGATGATGATTCTGAATGTGATGTTGCAGAGGGTCCTGAAGTTGATGATTTAGGCACTCCATCAAATGCAAACAAAAACACCATCCATCTTAATAATGATGGAAGCACTTGTTCAGGAAATGGCAAAGAGAATGCTTGTAATGATGTAATAAATCCACAAAATGAAGTTGTCAAGGATTTTTCTTCACCCCTTTCAAGTGGCACGAAGGTTACAACCACTGCAAGTATTACACTTAATCAATATGGTGCAGGCAATCCTGATCAAGAAAATGTAGAGATTGATGAAAGCAACTCAGGTGAACCATGGGTTCAAGGACTTGCAGAAGGGGAATACTCTGATCTCAGTGTTGAGGAGCGTCTTAATGCCCTGGTTGCCTTAATTGGTGTTGCAAATGAGGGAAACACTATTCGTGCTGTTCTTGAG GACCGCTTGGAAGCTGCAATAGCCCTTAAAAAGCAAATGTGGGCGGAGGCACAACTGGATAAAAAACGATTGAAAGAAGAGAATATAACTAAAGTACAGTACACATCTTGTATAGCGAGCAAGGCTGATATGAAACCTACTAGTGCTGCAGCAGAGGGCAGCCAAAGCCCATTGCCtgttgataataaaaataatgaggCATCTCTTAACACTGCAGTAGGCCAAAAACCTTCTGTCAGTTCACACAATGTTCAGAATCACCTTAGTACATTGCCTACTGAAGGAACCTCAATAGTTCAAGAGTCGACAGTTCCGAATAACTTCATATCTCAACATGGATATGATGCAGAAAGATCACGCTTGCAATTAAAATCTTATATTGCCCACAGAGCAGAAGATGTTTATGTCTACAGGTCATTGCCTCTTGGTCAAGATCGTAGACGTAACAGATACTGGCAGTTTGTTGCATCTGCTTCCAGAAATGACCCTGGTTCCGGCAGGATTTTTGTTGAATTACATGATGGCTATTGGAGGCTTATTAATTCTGAAGAG GCCTTCGATGCTCTTATCACATCTTTGGATACACGAGGGATTAGGGAATCTCACTTACACGCAATGCTGCAAAAAATTGAGATGGCTTTCAAGGAAAATGTTAGAAGAAATTCTGAGTGTGTTGACAATGTGGGCCAAACTAGAACTACTGTAAAGAATGAAAATACTGAAACGGATTCCAATCCTGATTGCATTGCTGGCTTTGACAGTCCTAACAGTACAGTTTGTGGTTTAGTATCTGATGCATTGGAGCCTTTATCATCTTTTGGGATTGAACTCGGGAGAAATGAGATGGAGAAAAGGGCTACATTGAAGAGATATCAAGATTTTCAAAAGTGGATGTGGAAAGAATGCTTTAATTCAGAAGCATTATGCTCTATGAAATATGGGAAGAAAAGATGCGCCCAGTTGTTGAGCATTTGTGATTTCTGTTTTGAGTGTTATTTTAATGAAGACAATCACTGCCCTTCTTGTCATAGGACATTTGGATCCTTTGATAATAATGTACATTTTTTAGAACATGTTATCCATtgtgaaaacaaaaagaaaacaaaccctGAGGACTTGCATATTTCAGATTCTTCTCTTCCCCTGGGAATCAGATTGCTAAAGGCTCTACTAGCTTTTATTgag GTTTCTATTCCACTGGACGCTCTGGAGTCTTTTTGGATGGAAGGATATCAAAGAGAGACTTGGGGTATGAAGATACAGACCTCATCATCTATTGAGGATCTTCTAcag ATTGTCACTTTGTTAGAGGGTGTCATAAAACAGGACCGTTTATCAACAGAGTTCAGGACAACAAAGGAATTGTTGGGCTCCTGTACTTCATCAGGGAATGCTGTATATGATTCTGCTTACACTGGATCAGTTCCTGTACTTGCATGGATACCACAAACCACGGCAGCTGTGGCTGTCAGACTTTTGGAGCTTGATGCATCTATATCCTACATACATCATGATAAATCCGAATGTCATGATGATAAGAAGGAACTGGGAGAATTCAGA TTCTCCATTGCTGCAGAAGTTTCCATCAAGGTATGCTCCAGTCAAGAATGCTCAAGAGGTTGA